A window of Ignicoccus hospitalis KIN4/I contains these coding sequences:
- a CDS encoding DNA-directed RNA polymerase subunit N, with amino-acid sequence MMLPIRCYTCGRPLWPEYEEFLRRVEAGEEPGKVLDDLGIKRYCCRRTMLSAVDISKEIIKFSTRVHRW; translated from the coding sequence TTGATGCTCCCAATTCGTTGTTACACTTGCGGGAGGCCTTTGTGGCCGGAGTACGAGGAGTTCTTGCGGAGGGTCGAGGCCGGCGAGGAGCCGGGCAAGGTATTGGACGACTTGGGGATAAAGAGGTACTGTTGTAGAAGGACTATGCTCTCAGCAGTCGACATATCGAAGGAGATTATTAAGTTCAGTACGCGTGTTCACAGGTGGTAG
- the rpsB gene encoding 30S ribosomal protein S2 encodes MSAETGEKVVELLIPLEMYLQHGVHIGTKMVTNYMKRFVYKRRNIDGLAILDVRKIDQRIRVAAKFLSRFEPEKIMVVSVRQYGHKPVTMFAQFTGAKPVIGRFVPGTLTNPALEVYYEPDVILVTDTRMDQQAIVEAAEIGIPVVAICDTDNKTENVDLIIPGNNKGRKSLALLYWLLTRQVLVERGQLSPDAPEDQPAPVSEFETKVKMV; translated from the coding sequence GTGAGCGCGGAGACGGGCGAGAAGGTTGTAGAGTTACTAATACCCTTGGAGATGTACCTACAACACGGTGTGCATATAGGTACTAAAATGGTAACTAACTACATGAAGAGGTTCGTGTATAAGAGGAGAAACATAGACGGTCTCGCTATACTCGACGTAAGGAAGATAGATCAAAGGATCAGAGTGGCGGCCAAGTTCCTGTCCCGCTTCGAACCGGAGAAGATCATGGTGGTCTCCGTCCGGCAGTACGGTCACAAGCCCGTGACCATGTTCGCCCAGTTCACCGGCGCCAAACCGGTGATAGGGCGCTTCGTGCCGGGCACCTTGACTAACCCGGCCTTGGAAGTTTACTACGAGCCCGACGTCATATTAGTAACGGACACCAGGATGGACCAACAAGCGATAGTGGAGGCAGCCGAGATAGGGATCCCCGTAGTAGCGATATGCGATACAGACAACAAGACCGAAAACGTGGACTTGATAATACCGGGCAACAACAAGGGGAGGAAGAGCTTGGCCCTCTTGTACTGGCTGTTAACGCGTCAAGTGTTGGTCGAGAGGGGCCAGCTGAGCCCGGACGCCCCCGAGGACCAGCCCGCCCCCGTCAGCGAGTTCGAAACTAAGGTGAAGATGGTCTAA
- a CDS encoding ferredoxin yields MAKYKVWIENEKCISDAVCAHLCPDVFEMNEEYKAVIVPQYRTGDNPAEGVIPEELKDCAEQAAAACPVQIIHVEPLQE; encoded by the coding sequence ATGGCCAAGTACAAGGTCTGGATAGAAAACGAGAAGTGCATATCTGACGCCGTGTGTGCTCACTTGTGCCCCGACGTATTCGAGATGAACGAGGAGTACAAGGCCGTCATCGTGCCTCAGTACCGCACCGGCGACAACCCCGCCGAGGGCGTCATACCCGAGGAGCTGAAGGACTGCGCGGAGCAAGCGGCCGCCGCGTGCCCCGTCCAAATAATCCACGTCGAGCCGCTCCAAGAGTAA